Proteins co-encoded in one Actinomadura luteofluorescens genomic window:
- a CDS encoding acetylornithine transaminase: MSDLRERFEAAFMPNYGVPPVALARGEGCRVWDAAGREYLDLIAGIAVSSLGHAHPALVEAVSSQAATIAHTSNLFLNEPEVLLAERLRELLGGDGRVFLANSGTEANECALKLALKYGKGNGRPYFVAAENGFHGRTLGALSLTGKAAIREPFGPFAIDVRFVPYGDAGALDAAVDEGCAAVFLEPTQGEAGVVPPPDGYFAAVRQICDAAGALFVADEIQSAIGRTGTWFAFEHENARPDVLTLAKGLGGGLPIGACVAFGPHGGLFAKGDHGSTFGGNPIAAAAALAVLTTIEKDGLLANAASVGEALAAGLDAVEHPLLAGVRGRGLWRAAVLTGPHAAAVEAAARDAGFLVNALQPDAVRIAPPLILTAEQAGSFAEAFPGILDAASPEQEN, translated from the coding sequence ATGAGCGATCTCAGGGAGCGGTTCGAGGCGGCGTTCATGCCGAACTACGGCGTCCCGCCCGTGGCGCTCGCGCGCGGCGAGGGCTGCCGGGTGTGGGACGCCGCAGGCCGCGAGTACCTCGACCTCATCGCGGGGATCGCGGTCAGCTCGCTCGGGCACGCCCACCCCGCGCTCGTCGAGGCGGTGTCGTCCCAGGCGGCGACCATCGCGCACACCTCCAACCTGTTCCTGAACGAGCCGGAGGTGCTGCTCGCCGAGCGGCTGCGGGAACTGCTGGGCGGCGACGGGAGGGTCTTCCTCGCCAACAGCGGCACCGAGGCGAACGAGTGCGCGCTCAAGCTCGCCCTCAAGTACGGGAAGGGCAACGGGCGTCCGTACTTCGTCGCGGCCGAGAACGGCTTCCACGGCCGGACGCTCGGCGCGCTGAGCCTGACGGGCAAGGCCGCGATCCGGGAGCCGTTCGGGCCGTTCGCGATCGACGTCCGGTTCGTCCCGTACGGGGACGCGGGCGCGCTCGACGCCGCGGTGGACGAGGGCTGCGCGGCGGTGTTCCTGGAGCCCACGCAGGGCGAGGCCGGGGTCGTCCCCCCGCCGGACGGCTACTTCGCCGCCGTCCGCCAGATCTGCGACGCGGCGGGAGCGCTGTTCGTCGCCGACGAGATCCAGTCCGCGATCGGCCGCACCGGCACCTGGTTCGCGTTCGAGCACGAGAACGCCAGGCCCGACGTCCTCACCCTCGCCAAGGGCCTCGGCGGCGGCCTGCCGATCGGGGCGTGCGTCGCGTTCGGGCCGCACGGCGGCCTGTTCGCCAAGGGCGACCACGGCAGCACGTTCGGCGGCAACCCGATCGCCGCGGCGGCCGCCCTCGCCGTCCTCACCACCATCGAGAAGGACGGCCTGCTCGCCAACGCCGCCTCCGTGGGGGAGGCCCTCGCCGCCGGCCTCGACGCCGTCGAGCACCCGCTGCTCGCGGGCGTGCGGGGCCGCGGGCTGTGGCGGGCGGCCGTACTGACCGGGCCGCACGCGGCCGCCGTGGAGGCCGCCGCACGCGACGCGGGCTTCCTCGTCAACGCCCTCCAGCCCGACGCGGTGCGCATCGCCCCGCCGCTGATCCTCACCGCCGAGCAGGCGGGCTCGTTCGCCGAGGCGTTCCCCGGTATCCTCGACGCCGCCTCCCCCGAGCAGGAGAACTGA